In Erigeron canadensis isolate Cc75 chromosome 7, C_canadensis_v1, whole genome shotgun sequence, one DNA window encodes the following:
- the LOC122607326 gene encoding uncharacterized protein LOC122607326 isoform X2 encodes MVPSETKTLHLFEARYLKLLDESLFKKKKLFVHFVLDPIVVTSSSKEASFAARYACLVVIDKVEQLDVGALVTIRGIGRVTLVKFAKADPFLEGIVLPLQDNVPQSEVELNSKVLELKEAIYGLNSLEIKLKAAKDEPLQTQTANALEWALKEPSIDCEEGFIPSFAERVSFAALQNLSGSTQSEMLNLKAEKLKAMDVKETLQRLESSVSFVKNRVSMTAAKLAIQSLNMQ; translated from the exons ATGGTTCCATCCGAGACCAAAACACTTCATCTGTTTGAAGCACGATACCTTAAGTTGTTGGACGag AGTTTATTCAAAAAGAAGAAACTTTTTGTGCATTTCGTGTTGGATCCCATCGTTGTGACTTCCTCGTCTAAAGAGGCATCCTTCGCCGCTAGATATGCTTGTCTGGTTGTTATAGACAAG GTTGAACAATTAGATGTTGGGGCCTTGGTTACTATTAGAGGAATTGGTCGTGTCACACTAGTCAAATTTGCTAAG GCAGATCCTTTCTTAGAAGGCATCGTATTACCGTTGCAAGATAATGTTCCACAGAGTGAAGTAGAACTAAATTCTAAAGTTTTGGAACTGAAAGAAGCTATTTATGGCTTGAATAGCCTGGAAATAAAGTTAAAG GCTGCCAAAGATGAACCGTTGCAGACCCAAACAGCGAATGCCTTAGAATGGGCTTTAAAAGAACCTTCTATAGATTGTGAAGAAGGTTTCATTCCATCATTTGCTGAGCGTGTGTCCTTTGCAGCACTTCAAAATCTTTCAG GATCCACACAATCAGAAATGTTGAATTTGAAGGCAGAAAAGTTGAAAGCAATGGATGTCAAAGAAACTTTACAACGGCTCGAAAGTTCTGTGAGCTTTGTCAAGAATAGAGTATCCATGACTGCTGCCAAGCTTGCTATTCAGTCATTAAACATGCAATAG
- the LOC122607075 gene encoding carboxymethylenebutenolidase homolog codes for MGLTSAIFLASAATSSKFLVRPPFTAFSPQLYFSKICNVKLNRRQRSSFQKNTCRRICCSQVQIEENTDEEACELVNGLEISIGEGSDAVNAYLLTAVKNNNETGILLLSDSFGFEDSSIRDFAYRIACNGYNVLLPDLFNGDPWQKDQPNALFEPWLATHTQTASKNITKSIKWMVDEFVAAGISKKLGIVGFGFGGGKVIEVLAEDHDGYFGLGVSFYGTRIQPSVAAKSKVPILYITGDEDSLCPMNVVEDIERDNVVGSRVFVFKGRGHGFVHRPASAEDDKDAEEAFVILRNWLHNGLVVEKK; via the exons ATGGGGTTGACTTCTGCCATTTTCTTGGCTTCTGCAGCAACAAGCTCAAAGTTCCTTGTCAGACCACCATTCACTGCCTTCTCTCCACAACTTTATTTCTCT AAAATCTGCAATGTAAAGCTAAATCGCCGGCAAAGATCCTCATTCCAGAAAAATACATGTCGTCGAATTTGCTGCAGTCAAGTGCAGATTGAAGAGAATACCGATGAGGAGGCATGTGAGCTGGTGAATGGACTTGAGATTTCCATAGGTGAAGGATCTGATGCTGTTAATGCTTATCTTCTCACCGCTGTCAAGAACAACAATGAAACTGGTATTTTGCTATTGTCGGATTCATTTGGATTTGAGGACTCATCTATCAGAGATTTCGCCTACCGTATTGCCTGCAATGGCTACAA TGTTCTATTACCAGACTTATTCAATGGTGATCCATGGCAAAAAGACCAGCCAAATGCCTTATTTGAACCATGGCTAGCCACTCATACACAAACCGCAagtaaaaacattacaaaatcCATAAAGTGGATGGTAGATGAGTTTGTAGCTGCAGGAATCTCAAAGAAGCTCGGAATTGTTGGCTTTGGTTTTGGTGGAGGAAAAGTAATTGAGGTTCTAGCTGAGGATCATGATGGCTATTTTGGTCTTGGAGTCTCCTTTTATGGCACAAGAATCCAACCGTCTGTTGCTGCTAAAAGCAAGGTGCCAATTTTGTACATTACTGGTGATGAGGACTCTTTGTGCCCCATGAACGTGGTGGAGGATATCGAGAGGGACAATGTAGTGGGGTCAAGGGTGTTTGTTTTCAAGGGAAGAGGCCATGGATTTGTTCATCGACCTGCATCAGCTGAAGATGATAAAGATGCAGAAGAAGCTTTTGTGATCTTGAGGAATTGGTTGCATAATGGTTTGGTTGTAGAGAAAAAGTGA
- the LOC122607498 gene encoding E3 ubiquitin-protein ligase RNF170, with the protein MDEPPVNDCCSICHGNFHIPHQSNCSHWYCGNCILQVWNHGSALQPCRCPLCRRQITLLVPSKASSQQAHNPEASEILKRIEAYNRFFGSQSTGFGQRVQDLPFLLKRLFRELLDPQRSLPFVIKARVYLALISTAIYVLSPIDIIPEALFGILGLLDDAIIALIFFLHVGTLYRAILVRRYGGSST; encoded by the exons ATGGACGAACCGCCAGTAAATGATTGTTGTTCAATCTGCCATGGCAACTTCCATATTCCCCATCAATCCAATTGCTCTCATTGGTATTGCg GCAATTGTATTTTACAAGTATGGAATCACGGGTCAGCATTACAGCCGTGTAGATGCCCTCTTTGTCGGAGACAGATTACTTTGCTGGTTCCTAGTAAGGCTTCCTCTCAGCAAGCTCATAATCCCGAAGCTTCGGAGATTCTGAAAAGGATTGAAGCGTATAACCGTTTCTTTGGTTCACAGTCAACTGGTTTCGGTCAG AGAGTGCAAGACCTTCCGTTTCTCCTCAAGAGGTTGTTCCGAGAGCTCCTGGATCCTCAAAGATCTCTCCCATTTGTCATTAAAGCACGAGTATATCTTGCG CTAATATCAACTGCTATTTACGTTCTCAGCCCGATAGACATTATCCCCGAAG CATTATTTGGAATACTGGGTCTATTGGATGATGCCATTATAGCCCTGATCTTTTTCCTTCATGTTGGCACTTTGTATCGGGCTATACTTGTGCGTCGCTACGGAGGATCCTCGACTTGA
- the LOC122607326 gene encoding uncharacterized protein LOC122607326 isoform X1 — protein MSCRNILNNNNGFTTNIVKPSSLLVSNNFTPNSFFTLTTTRRKRNIKKLRCSFKTYAGFLELPLLPFPSEQVMVPSETKTLHLFEARYLKLLDESLFKKKKLFVHFVLDPIVVTSSSKEASFAARYACLVVIDKVEQLDVGALVTIRGIGRVTLVKFAKADPFLEGIVLPLQDNVPQSEVELNSKVLELKEAIYGLNSLEIKLKAAKDEPLQTQTANALEWALKEPSIDCEEGFIPSFAERVSFAALQNLSGSTQSEMLNLKAEKLKAMDVKETLQRLESSVSFVKNRVSMTAAKLAIQSLNMQ, from the exons ATGAGTTGCAGAAACatccttaataataataatggattCACAACAAACATTGTTAAACCTTCTTCTCTTCTTGTCTCAAATAATTTCACTCCAAATTCATTCTTCACATtaacaacaacaagaagaaaaagaaatattaagaaattaagATGCAGTTTCAAGACATATGCTGGTTTCTTGGAACTCCCACTTCTTCCTTTTCCTTCTGAGcag GTTATGGTTCCATCCGAGACCAAAACACTTCATCTGTTTGAAGCACGATACCTTAAGTTGTTGGACGag AGTTTATTCAAAAAGAAGAAACTTTTTGTGCATTTCGTGTTGGATCCCATCGTTGTGACTTCCTCGTCTAAAGAGGCATCCTTCGCCGCTAGATATGCTTGTCTGGTTGTTATAGACAAG GTTGAACAATTAGATGTTGGGGCCTTGGTTACTATTAGAGGAATTGGTCGTGTCACACTAGTCAAATTTGCTAAG GCAGATCCTTTCTTAGAAGGCATCGTATTACCGTTGCAAGATAATGTTCCACAGAGTGAAGTAGAACTAAATTCTAAAGTTTTGGAACTGAAAGAAGCTATTTATGGCTTGAATAGCCTGGAAATAAAGTTAAAG GCTGCCAAAGATGAACCGTTGCAGACCCAAACAGCGAATGCCTTAGAATGGGCTTTAAAAGAACCTTCTATAGATTGTGAAGAAGGTTTCATTCCATCATTTGCTGAGCGTGTGTCCTTTGCAGCACTTCAAAATCTTTCAG GATCCACACAATCAGAAATGTTGAATTTGAAGGCAGAAAAGTTGAAAGCAATGGATGTCAAAGAAACTTTACAACGGCTCGAAAGTTCTGTGAGCTTTGTCAAGAATAGAGTATCCATGACTGCTGCCAAGCTTGCTATTCAGTCATTAAACATGCAATAG
- the LOC122608025 gene encoding MICOS complex subunit Mic10-like → MGENKKEIRPEYDLNAKWDACLDLGIRRFVYASAAGAFSGLLLFRTPVTRWASIAFGAGVGIGSAYSDCSQKFDSPVAKD, encoded by the exons atgggtgaaaataaaaaagaaatacgaCCTGAATATGATCTTAATGCAAAGTGGGACGCCTGTTTGGATTTGGGTATTCGCCGGTTTGTTTATGCCTCCGCCGCCGGTGCTTTTTCCGGCCTTCTTCTATTCC GTACCCCTGTTACACGCTGGGCATCAATTGCTTTTGGTGCCGGAGTGGGTATTGGATCTGCATACTCAGATTGCTCTCAAAAGTTTGATTCACCAGTTGCCAAG GACTGA